Proteins encoded within one genomic window of Arachis ipaensis cultivar K30076 chromosome B08, Araip1.1, whole genome shotgun sequence:
- the LOC110265726 gene encoding uncharacterized protein At2g24330-like yields the protein MPSSYELSLPCSCLMSSFRATLVAGGLSSSLLVAVSSGKKKERKRMGEENKVVGEGEKKKEESVGATAIVGDGEEEKNKKKKSKKQGLISRIWNGIFRRCSDDFEKKLQYISKEEAAVMARVNGRN from the exons ATGCCATCGTCGTACGAGCTCTCTCTGCCGTGCTCTTGTCTTATGAGCTCCTTCCGCGCCACTCTCGTCGCCGGAGGTTTGTCATCATCTCTTCTCGTCGCCGTTAGTTCAG ggaagaagaaagagcGGAAAAGAATGGGTGAGGAGAATAAGGTAGTTGGAGAAGgtgagaagaagaaagaggaaagtGTTGGTGCCACTGCTATTGTTGGTGatggagaggaagaaaagaataagaagaagaagagtaagaaGCAGGGGTTAATTTCTCGAATTTGGAACGGGATATTCAGAAGATGTAGCGATGATTTCGAAAAGAAGCTGCAGTATATTTCCAAAGAGGAAGCTGCGGTTATGGCCAGGGTCAATGGGAGAAACTAG